The genomic region GACTGGGGATGGACAGCAGTACCTGGATAAGCTCCTGATCTGTCTTTCTGAAGAAGGGTTCCTCAAAACCCATGGCCTGGGCCAGAAGCCCGAAGACCTCCAGGTTGGACTTGCTCTGCCCCACAGGGGGGATCACCGCTTCGGCCTTTTGTATGCAGTAATGACCGTAGGAGCGGTACAGGTCGCTATGCTCCAGGGATGAGGTTGCAGGAAGAACCACATCCGCATAGAGGGCCGTGTCGGTCATGAACCTCTCATGCACCACGGTAAAGAGGTCCTCCCGTGACAGGCCTTGGATTACCTGGTTCTGATCCGGAGCTACTGCCGCGGGGTTGGAATGATACACGTAAAGCCCCATCACCGGAGGATCCTTGATCTGGTTGAGGGCCGTGCCCAACTGGTTCATGTTGATCCTTCGGGTCTCTTGGGTCATGAAGTCCTCCCTCAGAATCTGGCTCATGTCAAAAGCCTTGCCTGTGGAGGTGGAAGCCAGACACCCGCCCCCGGGCCTTGCATAGGCCCCTACCAAAGCTGGCAAACACACAATGGAACGCACGCTCATGGCCCCGTTGGCATACCTGGAAAGTCCGCTTCCAAGACGGATGAAGGGGCATCGGGCGCGGCCGAAAGCCCTGGCCATCTCTTCCAGGGTGCTTTCATCCAGGCCGGTCAACTCCTTTACCCTGTTGGGTTTGAATTGGGGGAGCACCTGAGAACTCAATTCCTCGAAGCCCACAACGTGGGAATTCAAGAAATTCCTGTCCAGAAGTCCTTCTCTTACCAAGAGATGCATGAGGCCCAGGGCCAAGGCTCCGTCGCTGCCTGGCTTCACCAGGAAGACCCTGTCTGCCTCCGAAGATGTGCGCGTCCTGTAAGTTTCCACCAGCCAGACCTGGGCCCCTCTCCTTTTGGCTTCTCTGACTACTTGGAGGAAGTGGATGTTTGTGGCAAGAGCATTGATGCCCCAGAGGATGACCAGGTCGCTCTTGGCCGCATCCCACGGGTCGGGCCCTGGAGTATTTCCCATTACCGCGGCCCAGCCTGCCTCCTTGGCCGGGGAGCAGATGGTCCTGTCCAGCCGGGATGCCCCCAGCCTGTGGAAAAAGGGGTGGCCGGCGTTTCTTTGGATCAGGCCCATGGTGCCTGCATAGGAATAGGGCAGAATGGCCTCGGCTCCGAACTCTTGGATTATGGAATTCCACTTGGAGGCAATTCTATCTATGGCCTCTTGCCAGCTCACTGCGCGGAAATCCCCTGAGCCCTTGGGCCCGTTTCTGACAAGGGGGGTTTTGAGCCTCAGGGGGGAGTGCACGGTGTCCTGGTATCTGGTCATCTTGGGGCAGAGCGTGCCCCTGGTGAAGGGGTGCTCGGGGTCCCCCTTGACCCTGACCACGTGGCCGTTTTTGACCTCCACCAGGAGGCCGCAGGTATCCGGGCAGTCATAAGGGCAGACAGAACGTTTCATGACCTTGCTCATCACTGACCTCCCCACGGCTCTTTTGCATGACCCATCTCTGGGCTCAGGACCGCACAAGACCCTTCCATGGTTCCCACCAATACTTTACCAGGAATTGGCACTCATGGCGTCAGGAATTTTCTATGGCAACCCTCAGAAGATGAAGGGTGCAGCAACACTTCAAGCTTTTTTTACCCAAATCAGCTCAAAGCAATTTTGGGTAAATTTTGGGAAAGGGAGGGCCATTTTTACCCAAATCAGCTCAAAGCACTTTTGGGTAAAATTTAGGCTTTCCCATTTGGATTCCAAGGCAGGTTCATATGGGGAGGGCTACCCTGTGCCCCTTGAAGGGCTTGGTACTATTGTGATGGGGGAGTTCCATCTCCCAAGGCCCCCACAGCCACTCGCACTCCAGCTCGAGCTGGTTGACATTCGACCCGGAACCCGCTTAGCAATGAACCATCTCCTTTGAAGAACAGCAAATTGTTCCCGCCAGCCCTTGGGCTAGGGCCTTGACCCGCTACAATCTCTGCGCAACCGTCTCCGTCCACGTCTCCCCCAGCAACGAATACTCCCCGGCCCTCGGGAAAGGCCAAGAAGGGTTCATTATCTTCTTCCTGAGACTCAGCTCGAATCACCGCCACCTGGCCCATGGCCCTGGGGCTTCTGGGAGCACCAACGATGATCTCATCGCGACCGTCGCAGTCCAGATCCGCTGCCGCCACATTTGCGCCGTAGCCCACCCAAGTGCCTTGGGAGGAGGTGAAATTCACCTCCCATTCGGCCTTGAGGGAACCCACTTCCCATTGCATGGGCTCAGGGGTCTCCACCTGGAAGACTCTAACCAGGGCAGGGGCCATGGGTGCAGAGCCTGGGGCGGCAATAAGCTCAGGCCTACCGTCTCCATCTATGTCCCCTACTGCCAGGTTGGGCGCCCTCCAAGCCCACGGCTCCGGAAAGGGAACAAATCTGAGGCCCGTCTCCACAAGGCGTCCCTCCAGTAACTTGTATGCCTTGACCACTGTGCTGCCTTTAACAGGCCGCCACCAAGCCTGGTCATCCAAGTCCCCCAGGGATTCCTCCAGGCTGCTTATACCCACAATTATCTCCTCTTTCCAATCACCGTCCAAATCCCCTATGGCCACGCTGGGAGGATGAAGCAAGCCACGGTGATCAACAGAAGCCTCTGAAAGCACTCCACCATCTCTTCCTAGAACCCTTATCTTGGCCTGCGAGAAAATTCCCTTTCTAGTGGTTGCTACTACAAGCTCATCCAAGCCGTCTCCGTCCAAGTCTCCACTTGCCAGGCTCACTACCCCAGCCTTGGATGAGGCCTTGTAGTCCTTTATCCAATCCCCTTCCGGGGTGAAACTCTTGATGATGGGCCGTCCCCTGCGGTCCCTAAAGCAGGAGGTCAAGATACTCGGGGATAATGCCGGGTTGATCTCTACTGTAAGTTTCCCCTGGGCACCGTGGGAGGCAGTTCTGCCACGGGCTGTGACCTCGAAGTAGTAATCTCCCGGGAGAACCCACTTGGAGGTAAAAACTTCCAGAGTCACTTCCTGCCCCACTGCTGCCTGGGAGGTGGAAAGCTGTGCTTTCACACCCTCGGGAATTCCACTCAGGGAGAATCTCACAGGCCCGTCAAAACCTCCCAAAGGATTTGTTTTGATGGTGAAGGTGGCTTTATCGAGTTGTTTTACACTTTCGGCAAAAGGTGTGATGGAAACAGAGAAGTCCGCTACTTCCAAGGTCACCTGAATGCTGCTTTGATTCCCGCCCGAGGAAGCCATGAGTGAAAGCGAATAGACCCCAGCAGCACTCTGAGAGGTGGTGATCACCTTCAGGGTTGCCTGGGCAGCAAGCCCGCCGGAGAGCTGCACTAAGTCGGGGGTCACAACCAGGGCACAGTTGGGGACCGATCCGGTCACACTCAGGGCTACCTCTCCCTCAAAACCCGAGGCGGGATTGACTGTAATCACCCATGAGGCTGTTTCCCCTGCCTCCACTTTTATAGAAGGTGTCTCGGTGAAAAGGGTGAAAAACGGTTCCTGCTGAGAAATGCTAAGGGTGAAGGTCTTCTCGGAAACAGGGCTTTTTCCCGCCACCTGTTGTTGCAGCACATAAGTCCCTAACGGAAGTCCTCCTGGGATGGGCCAGTTTACCTCCAGGGACAGCTCGGATGCTGAGGCAATGTTGAAAACCGTAGTCTGTGAGAAGACCTCTGCTCCGGCCTGGTTCCTTACAATGGTCTCCAGGGAAAGCCCCTCCAGGGGAAGGGTTGCAAAATTGAAGATTCTTGTAACTATCTGCATTGTCTCGCCTGGGTAGTAGGTTCCCCTCTCTGTGTCAGTCAGAATTGATACTTCTGGGAGCGTGATGGTGAGCCTTGCCTCATTGTTCTCCTTTTGGAACTCTTCCACCTGGGCCTGCGGATCTGCCTTGAGTACAAAGGTCCTCGGACCTGGGGAGCCTGTGAGCTGGATTTGGTGGGAAAAGCTTTGGATCTGCCCTGGGGCAAGGGGAGCAACTTCAAAACTTGCCAAGAGCCTGGCCTCAGCTTCCTCATAGAGGGCCAGGGTGGTGGCAGGGGCATTCTCTCTACCCTGGTTTCGGATTTCCATTAAAAGGGCAGCCTGTGGCGGGTGACCGACCTCCAGGTTACCCATGAGTTCTACACTCAGATCAGGCAATCGGGTTCCGTACAGGAAGGATGTTTCCTTGAAACTTGTAAGTCCTTCCACTTCCAGGACGGCCCTGACTTTGTGTGACCCCGCAGATGTGTTGGGAATGGTGAACCTGGCGTTGCTTGTACCTCCATGGAGTGTGACAGGCATCATTCCCTGTGAAACTCCGTCCACCAGGATTTCCAGGGTGCCTTCTCCCTCCCCCAAAAAACTCGCCTCCACTTGGACCGGCTCCGTATTGGTTGGATACTCGACCTTCTCCGTCCTCACCCCCAAGAGCAAGGCACTTCCTACATCGAAAGCCTCTGACCCAGAGCAAAGAAGCATATCCCCCAAAGATATAGCGTAAGCCAGCCTGTGGATGCCCAGCACGGTTGTGGTGAAAGGAAAAGAAAGTCTTGCCGGCACAGGTTCTGCATTCGTAAGAGTCACCCCAATCTGGCCTGCCTCGGAGTATTCTCCCTGGGGGTCCATGATCCACGT from bacterium harbors:
- a CDS encoding molybdopterin oxidoreductase family protein; the protein is MSKVMKRSVCPYDCPDTCGLLVEVKNGHVVRVKGDPEHPFTRGTLCPKMTRYQDTVHSPLRLKTPLVRNGPKGSGDFRAVSWQEAIDRIASKWNSIIQEFGAEAILPYSYAGTMGLIQRNAGHPFFHRLGASRLDRTICSPAKEAGWAAVMGNTPGPDPWDAAKSDLVILWGINALATNIHFLQVVREAKRRGAQVWLVETYRTRTSSEADRVFLVKPGSDGALALGLMHLLVREGLLDRNFLNSHVVGFEELSSQVLPQFKPNRVKELTGLDESTLEEMARAFGRARCPFIRLGSGLSRYANGAMSVRSIVCLPALVGAYARPGGGCLASTSTGKAFDMSQILREDFMTQETRRINMNQLGTALNQIKDPPVMGLYVYHSNPAAVAPDQNQVIQGLSREDLFTVVHERFMTDTALYADVVLPATSSLEHSDLYRSYGHYCIQKAEAVIPPVGQSKSNLEVFGLLAQAMGFEEPFFRKTDQELIQVLLSIPSPLRQGIDEKSLWEGKPVELRIKRDPARPFDTPSGKIEILNPREPLSLPQYLPPYDGPGEFRLMTAPSLYGLNSSFREQQRLLRLEKGMFLIMNPTDASEKRLSQGQRVVAFNELGEVPFILQVSSKVPRGVVVAEGVWWLAHCPGPRSVNALTSQRLTDRGGGSTFYDNKVDVRAEHGQ